From a region of the Oryza sativa Japonica Group chromosome 6, ASM3414082v1 genome:
- the LOC4340123 gene encoding uncharacterized protein yields the protein MTKTSDPLLNPPAPASNRGNGGVRRVPWASLIGFVALAINFALCIYRAEGDRGAIAFVTFAYLNLLLLFWCIRQFDQAPHGSAARGRIRAAVWILATSLTAVFTWKVAALMPLPVAAVAWVMAAATVVGGFYGFFIHEDK from the coding sequence ATGACGAAAACTAGCGATCCCCTCCTGAAtcccccggcgccggcgagcaatcgcggcaacggcggcgtgcGCCGCGTCCCGTGGGCGTCCCTGATCGGCTTCGTCGCCCTCGCCATCAACTTCGCGCTCTGCATCTACCGCGCGGAAGGGGATCGCGGCGCGATCGCGTTTGTCACCTTCGCCTATCTCAACCTGCTGCTCCTCTTCTGGTGCATCCGCCAGTTCGATCAGGCGCCGCACGGATCGGCGGCGAGGGGCCGGATCAGGGCCGCCGTCTGGATCCTCGCCACATCGCTCACCGCCGTCTTTACAtggaaggtggcggcgctgatgccgctccccgtcgccgccgtggcgtgGGTCATGGCCGCGGCCACCGTGGTCGGTGGATTCTACGGCTTCTTCATCCATGAGGAcaagtga